A window from Candidatus Eisenbacteria bacterium encodes these proteins:
- a CDS encoding phosphoglycerate kinase has product MKLNKIRVGDLDIRGKRIFTRVDFNVPLAKTGSISDDTRIVASLPTIKYMAGKGGRIVLTSHLGRPDGKKVPEMSLKPVSERLAGLLGKPVAFTDDCISADAKKATRGLKDGEVLLLENLRFYKEEEKNDEKFSASLAEHGELYVNDAFGTAHRAHASTVGVTRFMKQSAAGFLMEKEITNLGRLLENPERPFAGIIGGAKVSDKVKMIRNLLGRLDMLIIGGAMMFTFLKANGKTIGKSFFEEKSLDVALEIMKEAKKAGTDLIMPSDCVVSESLEKAVNARAVSCEAIPDNVYGVDIGPASREEFSKRLGLAKTIFWNGPLGIFEIPEFSEGTLSTAKALGKLGERGVMTVVGGGDSASAISKAGVKDKVTHVSTGGGASLEFLEGNELPGVAALTDRSV; this is encoded by the coding sequence GTGAAACTTAACAAAATCAGGGTGGGCGACCTGGACATTCGTGGAAAAAGAATATTCACCAGGGTAGATTTCAATGTTCCCCTGGCGAAAACCGGTTCCATTTCGGATGACACGAGGATAGTTGCCTCGCTCCCGACCATCAAGTATATGGCCGGGAAGGGTGGACGAATTGTTCTCACTTCGCATCTCGGGAGGCCCGACGGAAAAAAGGTGCCTGAGATGAGTTTGAAGCCGGTTTCGGAACGGCTTGCCGGCCTCCTCGGCAAGCCTGTTGCGTTCACAGACGACTGCATTTCGGCCGATGCGAAGAAAGCCACGCGCGGCCTCAAGGATGGCGAGGTTCTTCTCCTTGAGAACCTGAGATTCTACAAGGAGGAGGAGAAGAATGACGAGAAGTTCTCAGCCAGTCTCGCCGAGCACGGGGAACTCTATGTGAATGATGCCTTCGGCACTGCCCACAGGGCGCATGCGTCCACGGTCGGAGTGACGCGGTTCATGAAACAGAGCGCTGCCGGCTTCCTGATGGAAAAGGAGATAACAAATCTTGGAAGGCTGCTCGAAAATCCGGAGAGGCCGTTTGCCGGAATAATCGGCGGCGCAAAGGTCAGCGATAAGGTGAAGATGATAAGAAACCTCCTTGGAAGACTGGACATGCTCATTATTGGCGGAGCGATGATGTTCACGTTTCTCAAGGCAAACGGCAAGACAATCGGGAAGTCTTTCTTCGAAGAGAAGAGTCTTGATGTGGCCCTCGAGATTATGAAGGAGGCAAAGAAAGCGGGAACGGATCTTATCATGCCAAGCGACTGTGTGGTGTCAGAGTCGCTCGAGAAAGCCGTCAATGCGCGGGCAGTAAGCTGTGAGGCAATTCCGGACAATGTTTACGGAGTTGACATCGGTCCGGCGTCAAGAGAGGAGTTCTCAAAACGCCTTGGCTTGGCAAAGACGATTTTCTGGAACGGACCTCTCGGGATCTTTGAGATTCCCGAATTCTCTGAGGGCACGCTTTCCACTGCAAAAGCCCTTGGCAAGCTCGGGGAACGGGGCGTCATGACTGTCGTAGGCGGAGGAGATTCTGCAAGCGCGATCTCCAAGGCAGGAGTCAAGGACAAGGTCACCCATGTATCCACAGGTGGGGGAGCGTCACTAGAGTTCCTTGAAGGCAATGAGCTTCCCGGGGTGGCGGCGCTAACCGACAGGAGCGTATAG
- the gap gene encoding type I glyceraldehyde-3-phosphate dehydrogenase, translating into MAVKLGINGFGRIGRLLYRAVLNDRNIDIVAVNDVTDSKTLAHLLKYDSVHGVLDQSVSAEGEFISVGARKTKVLKVKDPAELPWKDLGVDVVVESTGLFTDRDSASKHLSAGARKVIISAPGKNVDLTIVVGVNDTRYDKTKHHIVSAASCTTNCLAPVAKVLNDNFTIVRGLMTTIHAYTNDQRILDLPHKDLRRARAAAVSMIPTTTGAAKAIGLVIPELKGKLDGVAIRVPVADGSIVDLLVEVKKATTREEVNAALSKAASGELKGILSYCEDPIVSTDIIGNPHSSILDAGLTMVMDGTMVKVFSWYDNEWGFSERLVELIRKI; encoded by the coding sequence ATGGCGGTCAAGCTTGGAATAAACGGATTCGGAAGGATAGGACGATTGCTTTACAGGGCTGTGCTCAACGACCGGAACATCGATATCGTCGCCGTGAATGATGTGACGGATTCGAAGACCCTGGCACATCTTCTCAAATATGACTCTGTCCATGGCGTCCTGGACCAGAGCGTCTCGGCTGAGGGTGAATTCATCTCGGTCGGCGCAAGGAAGACAAAGGTCCTCAAGGTCAAAGACCCTGCCGAACTTCCGTGGAAAGACCTTGGTGTCGATGTTGTGGTCGAATCCACGGGGCTATTCACTGACAGAGATTCCGCCTCAAAGCATCTGAGTGCCGGGGCGCGAAAAGTCATAATCTCTGCGCCTGGAAAGAATGTTGACCTCACGATTGTCGTCGGCGTCAACGACACACGGTACGACAAGACAAAGCACCATATCGTGTCGGCCGCATCCTGCACGACTAACTGCCTGGCTCCGGTTGCAAAGGTATTGAATGACAACTTCACGATAGTCAGAGGTCTTATGACCACAATCCACGCGTACACAAACGACCAGAGAATACTCGATCTTCCTCACAAGGACCTTCGAAGGGCACGAGCCGCCGCCGTTTCCATGATTCCGACGACAACGGGCGCGGCGAAGGCGATAGGGCTCGTCATACCCGAGCTCAAGGGAAAGCTGGACGGTGTGGCCATACGGGTCCCCGTCGCCGACGGCTCGATTGTGGACCTCCTTGTCGAAGTGAAGAAAGCGACAACTCGCGAGGAAGTAAATGCGGCCCTTTCTAAAGCTGCATCAGGGGAGCTGAAGGGGATACTGAGCTATTGCGAAGATCCGATTGTTTCGACGGACATAATCGGGAACCCGCATTCTTCGATTCTGGATGCGGGCCTAACCATGGTCATGGACGGAACCATGGTCAAGGTATTCTCCTGGTATGACAATGAGTGGGGTTTCTCAGAGCGGCTTGTTGAACTGATCAGGAAGATATGA
- the fba gene encoding class II fructose-1,6-bisphosphate aldolase: MSDILRGNNMALTTNREILNEARKRGYAVGAFNFNNMEFLQAIVEAGEEERSPAILAVSEGAVKYAGLPTIVALARSIAGSSKIPFSLHLDHGKDMALIEKCVEHGFTSIMLDGSEHPFDENVSLTKEAVKIAKSKGVSVEGELGRLAGIEDLVSVEERNATLTDPDEARRFVDLTGIDSLAVSVGTSHGAYKFKGEAVLALERIREIKAKVSVPLVLHGASGVMDEFVTKAMSFGATLGKPKGVPDESIKMAIKEGVSKINIDTDLRLAFLAGLRETLSTKPAEFDPRKILAPGKSLVKQVVKFKMRLFGSSGAA; encoded by the coding sequence ATGTCAGACATACTCCGGGGCAATAACATGGCTCTTACCACAAACAGAGAAATTCTTAACGAGGCACGCAAGCGCGGCTATGCGGTTGGCGCCTTCAATTTCAACAACATGGAATTCCTGCAGGCCATCGTGGAGGCTGGCGAAGAAGAGCGCTCACCTGCCATCCTCGCGGTCTCTGAAGGCGCGGTGAAGTACGCCGGTCTTCCGACGATTGTTGCGTTGGCGAGATCCATTGCCGGGAGCTCAAAGATTCCTTTTTCGCTGCACCTCGACCATGGAAAGGACATGGCACTGATTGAGAAATGCGTCGAGCACGGCTTTACATCGATAATGCTGGATGGTTCCGAACATCCTTTCGATGAGAACGTGTCGCTCACGAAAGAGGCCGTCAAGATAGCAAAAAGCAAGGGCGTGTCGGTTGAAGGCGAGCTCGGAAGGCTGGCGGGAATTGAGGACCTTGTTTCGGTCGAAGAGCGAAACGCGACACTCACTGATCCAGACGAGGCAAGAAGGTTTGTTGATCTCACCGGGATTGATTCGCTCGCAGTCTCTGTCGGTACGTCCCACGGGGCGTACAAATTCAAAGGGGAAGCTGTCCTTGCGCTCGAACGGATAAGGGAGATAAAGGCGAAGGTCTCTGTGCCTCTTGTCCTGCACGGCGCCTCTGGAGTGATGGACGAATTCGTAACAAAGGCGATGTCCTTCGGCGCAACTCTCGGAAAGCCAAAGGGCGTCCCTGACGAGAGCATAAAGATGGCGATAAAGGAAGGAGTCTCGAAGATAAACATTGATACTGATTTGAGGCTCGCGTTTCTGGCGGGACTGAGGGAGACACTGAGTACTAAGCCCGCAGAGTTCGATCCCAGGAAGATCCTCGCCCCGGGCAAGTCTTTAGTGAAACAGGTGGTCAAGTTCAAGATGCGGCTCTTCGGCAGCTCAGGGGCGGCATAG